A window of the Oryza brachyantha chromosome 5, ObraRS2, whole genome shotgun sequence genome harbors these coding sequences:
- the LOC102713908 gene encoding 60S ribosomal protein L35a-2, producing MKGRQGQRVRLYVRGTILGYKRSKSNQYENTSLLQIEGVNTKEDVGWYAGKRIAYVYKAKTKSSGTTYRCIWGKVTRPHGNSGVVRAKFRSNLPPTSMGKKVRVFMYPSSI from the exons atgaagGGACGGCAAGGCCAGCGCGTGAGGCTGTACGTGCGCGGCACCATCCTCGGCTACAAGAG GTCGAAGTCGAACCAGTACGAGAACACGTCGCTGCTGCAGATCGAGGGGGTGAACACCAAGGAGGATGTGGGGTGGTACGCCGGCAAGCGCATCGCTTACGTCTACAAGGCCAAGACGAAGAGCAGCGGCACCACCTACCGCTGCATCTGGGGCAAGGTCACCCGCCCCCACGGCAACTCCGGCGTCGTCCGCGCCAAGTTCCGGTCCAACCTCCCGCCCACCTCCATG GGCAAGAAGGTCCGCGTCTTCATGTATCCCAGCAGCATCTAA